Genomic DNA from Desulfonema ishimotonii:
ATCGGCCTGGGAAGCCGTGCGTATCGTATTGAAAAAATATAGCGGCCAGGGGCCTGTCCTGCGTGAGACAGCGTCTCTGTTATATCGGTATGGCAGCTTTAAAAAAAGTGAGTCAGACTTTAAGTCTGAACTCCGGAAGACACAGAGTACTACTGCATAGTCAAAGCTGAAAATCAGGGTTGGGCATAATGCAACCTGCTGACACCGGTACAGATTGAAATCCGCCGATCCTGAAATTAAGCGATGACAACGTACTACTGCTTTGTCAATTTTGTTTTTGTGAGTTCGGAAAATTACGGAGTGCATGAGCAACGCTCATGCACTCCCCGCACCGGCGCTTCCAACCCACAATTTTAATATTGACAAAGCACTACCCTTTTTTCATCCATTCAGTTCGCGATCCTTATGCCGGGGGAGACAGGGCGTGCGGTTTCCCGACCGCTCCCTCTGTCCCGCAGCAGGCGCGGCAGAGCGATTTAAATAAAAGGTTCGATTATGACTGAAAATAAACGGCGGTTTACCCGTGTTCCCTTTAAAGTAAAAACCCGGCTGGCGTTTGACAACCTGCACTATACGGCGGATGCCCTGTACAACCTGAGTGTCGGCGGATGTCTGTTTCATCTGGATATAAATCCGGCGCTGGGAACCCTGTGCAGCGTGACAATCTTTCTGAATACAGAAGGGAAGAGCGTCAGGGTCAGCGTTGACGGCGAGATTGTCCGCGCCGAGGCGGGCATGGTGGCGGTGAAGTTCACCCGGATTGAGCCGGAAAGCCTGTTCCATCTCCAGAATATCATCCGGTACAATGC
This window encodes:
- a CDS encoding PilZ domain-containing protein, whose translation is MTENKRRFTRVPFKVKTRLAFDNLHYTADALYNLSVGGCLFHLDINPALGTLCSVTIFLNTEGKSVRVSVDGEIVRAEAGMVAVKFTRIEPESLFHLQNIIRYNAPDCIAVEHEIETHPGLK